The genome window ACCCAGCTAAAACCTTTTCTTCGGTGGCGTTTTGTACTTCAGTTCTGTGCCAAATCTGATGGCCAGGGTATTTTATCTCTATATGTGACAAACATATAAATTTCTGATGGCCAAGTTATCTTTCCACATAATAATTTAAGCATAGGGCTACAGGTAAGTTTTACTGAAATCACTGCTGTAGGTTAGATTTGGGAAATATGTTTACTGTTGTTATGTGTTATGAAGGTTTTGGATGAGAATCAGTGTTAGTATCTGACTAGGGGCTTGTGGGCTATTGATTAATAGTTTTCGTGAATGTTTTAAAAGGCAAGGCTTGATGATGATTAGTTAAAGGATGAATGAGAGAATACATGCAGGAGATTCTGGATAAAACAATAAAAGTTGTTTTAAGGGCTAGCTTTGACGGATCTTAGGGTGCTTGTGTTTGTGGGTTTATATGGGTGAAAGGGCTTCTTTTCTGGGAGTGGGTCTGTAGATTTATGACTGAATATAAACAACACAAGTTGTTTTTAACTCTGATGGATCTCGGAGTGGTTGTGGTAAGTGCAGTGCATAAATTCAGTTCCCTTTTGTGGTTCTGTTGGGAAGTTATCCCCATAAAGACCTCAAGATAATGAACAGAGAATTGAAATTATATATTGTTCATTAGAAGGATAAAGATCAAAGCCGTTGAAAGTTATTACATGTTTTTAGTCATGCAATTCACTTGTTAAAATCTAATTGCTCTGGCCAATTTAAATTGAGTTGAAGTGAAACTTCATTGTGGAAGCctttcttcccaaaaacgtCCGGGTCGAAATATGGCTTTCAAATTAAGTTCGGAATTAGTAGATGCTGCCAAAGGAAGTGCCATACGCAAAAAGATACTGGTAGCTACATCTTATGCAGGTTAGGGTATTAGTATCCATGTCAAAACCAGTGGAATATTTGTCtaaatttgagattttttcccCTGGTTCTTtgttcagcagcagcagccttCTTTTGTGTATCTGCTGAAGTAAAAAACATATTGAACTCTTTCTTTCAACATAGTCCAAAGTGCATGAGTTCATTTGTGGATTACAAGATTGCCTGTAAGAATAAACTTGTAGGTTGATACATCTTTAATTATCCACAATGGGACAAACAGTAGCAagctctttctctctctcttaacaTTCTTCAATTCTTATTTTCTGTGCTTAAAACATTCCTATGAATAGCTGCCATGTACTGTTGGAAAATTACTCATGAACATGTTACATAATGCTGCAGAAAGGTCAGTAGTTTGCTTATTATGACCATAGATTAGAAAAAAGCCATAAGTCCATAACATAAGAAGTAAGTTCTACTATACATACTTAGTTAATGGTGGCATTTGCAGTTGTAACGAAAGTAGGGCTACCCATTCTTCACTATTTGCTTGATGAATCAACTTGTCCGAATAAACTTGAGTAATTATACAGAAGTCTGTTTCAGATTTGCTCATGATGGTAGTTGCGCTAATATACTACTTCTTACTGAGTTTCAGTCTTTATCCATGTTTACCCAGTGTCCATGTTCTCTTGCCGAAGATATTTGCATTAATGATATTTGCTGCACCATTTTTTCTGCACTCCATGCAAATCTATCTGGACTTGGGATCAACATAGTAAGGTTGACATTTAAAAAATTTCTATTATTGTTTCTTGAAGTGTTTCTGTTAGCTTTGATATCTCAGTGCAGGCATAAAACCTGAGTGCATGCGTGTGCTTTgccctattttttcttttgatagtgGACAAAGAAATAATATGTTTTTTCATACTGAATATCAGAATTAACTCtctgattttgtttttcctatTAAATTCTTCTTTCAGGAATTGGATAAGGTCTTGCCTAGTGCTCCTCCCATTGAGCCTAAGCATCAGCTTCGGAGAACGAGTTCAGCCCCTTTCTGATATTTTTCTTGTCACTACATAATGGTTAAAAGATGCATTATTCAGGTGACTGCCACTGGAGCCTCTCCTCTCGAGCTTTTTTGTCTCTAGTTCTGCTGATAATTCTCTTTACTCGCCCCCAAGCCCCCCCAATGTGAACCATTTCCTTGTATGTACATTTTATCGCTTAAATTGGAGTCATGATGCACAAGGGAATTTCCTAGTTTTTCTCATACAAAACTGACTTTCATCAATCTTTGCCATAAAGCATGTATGATAACTGTTCATTGTGGTAGATAGTGATATCGCTGAGGAACCGTAGTCCCCAATACTTCGTTTCTGCACAGGCTATTTTGTGCAAGTCCTTTGGAATAACGTTAATAAATAGGAGTTTCAGAGTAGGAGTTCGAAATAGTGACTGAGAATTGATAGAATAGATTTTACATCTTATTACACTCTTAGAAAAGCATACTAAATGAGACCATATACAGTGCTTTCACCATGTATGGCAAGTCAAGTTTCCCGCCAATGCAACATTGATTTCATCTTTGCTCTTATGATTTGTGGAGTTCTTGGATCTGTCCATTCTCAGCATCAATGCAAGCTGTAGGGTGTCAGATAGCTAGTCAATCCCATGTCCAAGACACAAGTTTTGGTCCCAATTAAGATATTTCTTCTGGTCGGGTTTCTGCAGGAAATAGAGAACAGCAGCTGTCATCTCTCAAACCATCATCCATCCTTGGTTTCTTACGGGGAGAAGACGCTTCTGTTGGGCCAGTTCTAGGCATCTCAGTTGGAGAGGCCGTTTTGTTCTCCTCGACCAGTGGCTTGGAATCTTTTAGCACCCCACCTAGTTTCTGCTGCTCCTCAACGATCTTCTGCAAGTATTTACCCTGGGCTTCTATCCTTACTTGTAACTGCCTCTGCACCTGGAAAAAAGAGAGGATTATGTAAAAATGTTGCTCCTCATACCATAGGACATTCTCCAAGATATCGTAATATCGTATTATCTTCCTGAACAAGCTTGCTTGAAATGAATAATTCAAGCAACATTTTTACAGGATGTAGAACATGCTAGAGAACAAAATATTAATTTGATTCCAGGTACCCTATGACTATGAGAAGATGGCTGCAACACAACCCAAACGAACTCTCAAAAACTTGAGATGGGTCTAATTGTTGTGCTAAATCACCAAACCCCTAGACAAAGCACCACATCGATTGACAGAATCAAACCATCCAAGCAAAATAATGCAGAGAATGAAGCAATACATCAAAGCAGTAAAGAACACAAGCAATATACGTGGTTCGGCAAAAAGCCTACGTCCATGGGCAGTAAATATTCAGTTTCACTATTTGGAGAAGTTACAATTCGAGAGACTCACCAATACAAGAAGAACAAGCCCAccaaatggagaagacaacaaagagaaaaaaaccCAACCCACATAAGGCAATCGGAACCCCAAGAACCCCAATTCCCTGGACAAACAAAACCTGACATTGCCCCACCCCCCTATACATGATTTAAGGTTGCAGAAAAAACCATCTTTCATTAAAAGCGAGTATAAAACACGAACCTCAAGTTGTTCATGTAAACGCTTCTGGACCTCCATCTGCAATCTCAATGCTTCATTGATTTGAACTCCCCTGAATGAAATTATGATTATGTTAGCGTGGAAAGCCAGGGAATTCGTAATTTTCATTTCCCAGTTGCATCCTTCCATGTCGAGAACATGAGAGACGAGTCATAGAATTTTAGATGTAAAACAACTCTGGCAGAAGACAAAGTACTCACGAGGAAGAATCCATGTCAGAGGGGCTTTCTGCAGAGCCTTTCTTCTCGTCTTTGGAACCTAAAACTTATCGAGAAACTTTCAAACTTCAGATCCATTTTGTTCAATGTTGAGAGGAAGAAGAGCAAGGAAGGAATGACTGGCACAAAAATATAAGAGAAAATAAGGCACTCTTACCATAAGCTGAAGACTCTGGCAGGTATTTTGCAAGGCGACACTTCTGTAAAAACAATAATGAAAAACAATTATATTTACTTTCGATGCAGGCAGAAATATCAACACCAACACAATGTCTACGTAGACAAAGAAAATGTTAAGGCCGCATTATATACCTGTAAATGGCTTTTCACGTGATAAATGGTAAGTCCAGGGACACACATCAAGCTTAGGACACCTTTCGGTGTTGCctctaaaacaaaacatcaaagaaTATGTACATCAATGAAAAGGCTTTCCATGCATGTAAGCTTAAAATTGATGCAGAAGTGGCATTGAGACAATGATAGCATAGATTGAGAAGCCTTATATCACAGAAACTAGACCACCTCCTCACTAAAAATGAATGTAGTTAAAACCTAAAGACGACATGTCTGagcttcttttttaattttttaatgcaACAAaactaatttattaattatgaatGAAGACTAGAAAATAATTCATTAGAAAATGGCACAAGAATAACACCAATCTGTCAGTACAAAACCAAAAATGCCCTAATCTTATAATGCTTAAAAATAGTTATACACGCTACTAACTTTCCATtgcttttttaaaataaatataaaagcaGGGAAAGTTTGATTGTATCATTTTGAAACTTAGGAGCCACCATAACGAGATAAGGTTGAAAAACGTATTAACTATCAAAATTTTTGACAATTCTAGTAGATTGTAGCAAACCAGAGAAAAGGATGacatttaaaaaacaaaaagaaagcaatCAGATCTAACAAACTTTGCTGCAAATGAAGCACACCACTTCAGGGCTAAAAAAAGAATTGCAGCCACAAAAGCTTATCAACAAAGTTACCATATAAGGCATCATTTCCCTAGAACATACCTAATGTAAACTACAAAACCAGTGACAAATATCAATCCTATATCTTAAAGTTAAAGCACTCAATCCATAATTGCAGAAAGATCAATGGACCACCATAGTAACCGAATACAGTCCCCTTTGCTTGCTAGCAATACGAAGATAAGGAAATAGCCATTTAATAAAAGAAAGGGGAAAACAATGTACAACAAGTTCAGAAACTAAAGCAAGATACCCACTGTCTGGTCCCCCTAGTTGTGTGATTGCGTCCACAAAGCGGTCATGAAGATCTGAAGTCCACCGCAAACGCTGTTTCCCAGCACCTCCAAGAGGAGTGATAGTCTTTACTCCAGCTCCACCTAAGCTTTCAACATTGGAAACTTGTTCAGCATCTTGAGTTCTACGCGGCACTAAGCTCACAGTTGAAACTTTGTTCGCATGATACATATTTGTGTCCCAGACTACAATTTAGCATATACACCATAAGGAAAATCATAGAAATCAGCTCTGATTTCCTCGAATGGGAGGACACATCATATAAATATGTTGGATTGTAGAAATAAAATCAACTAATAAAGCAAATATATAAGGAAATACCCTATCACGTAGCAACATCGTACATAACAACTTTTCatataacaaataaaaataattcttaTTCAAGATAAAATCAAAGATTAACAGCGACCATGAAACTCCAGTATAGTGCTGATCCTTCAGCAGCCATAAGCATTACCAAGCAAAGAACCCACCAAAGTTCAATTTTAACATTTAAAAACGCTATAATTAATGATCGAAAATTCCTAAAAACTCCATTCGAAAATTTTGTGAATCTTAAACGAAACATATACGGAATTAATTATCAGCAGCAGTTGACATAAAGGCAAATTCAACCCAAAAATGGAAAATTGAGATAAAAAGAA of Tripterygium wilfordii isolate XIE 37 chromosome 13, ASM1340144v1, whole genome shotgun sequence contains these proteins:
- the LOC120013251 gene encoding myb family transcription factor PHL7-like isoform X1 — translated: MYHANKVSTVSLVPRRTQDAEQVSNVESLGGAGVKTITPLGGAGKQRLRWTSDLHDRFVDAITQLGGPDKATPKGVLSLMCVPGLTIYHVKSHLQKCRLAKYLPESSAYVLGSKDEKKGSAESPSDMDSSSGVQINEALRLQMEVQKRLHEQLEVQRQLQVRIEAQGKYLQKIVEEQQKLGGVLKDSKPLVEENKTASPTEMPRTGPTEASSPRKKPRMDDGLRDDSCCSLFPAETRPEEIS
- the LOC120013251 gene encoding myb family transcription factor PHL7-like isoform X2, with product MYHANKVSTVSLVPRRTQDAEQVSNVESLGGAGVKTITPLGGAGKQRLRWTSDLHDRFVDAITQLGGPDKATPKGVLSLMCVPGLTIYHVKSHLQKCRLAKYLPESSAYGSKDEKKGSAESPSDMDSSSGVQINEALRLQMEVQKRLHEQLEVQRQLQVRIEAQGKYLQKIVEEQQKLGGVLKDSKPLVEENKTASPTEMPRTGPTEASSPRKKPRMDDGLRDDSCCSLFPAETRPEEIS